One stretch of Skermanella mucosa DNA includes these proteins:
- a CDS encoding PAS domain-containing protein — MYSEHWNECEQSKPGVVEEPIDEAAVQARYFQSRLTEKLWHWWAAASRDGVPHWSSFDVTSHGPLLPNIYVVRALDDAFQFRLYGERAIQIIGRNMTGQVITPETPGAISEQLHDYFTRVLTGGRSWRCSGRLLYENRDHIRFESVDIPLIRYGAVPDTIVGVIDLVG; from the coding sequence ATGTATTCAGAGCACTGGAACGAATGCGAGCAGAGCAAACCCGGGGTCGTGGAAGAGCCCATCGATGAGGCGGCTGTTCAGGCCCGGTATTTCCAAAGCCGCCTGACAGAGAAGCTGTGGCATTGGTGGGCGGCGGCCAGCCGCGACGGGGTCCCGCACTGGTCCTCCTTCGACGTCACCAGCCATGGGCCGCTGCTTCCCAACATCTACGTGGTGCGCGCTCTGGACGACGCCTTCCAGTTTCGTCTCTACGGCGAGCGGGCGATCCAGATCATCGGACGGAACATGACCGGCCAGGTCATCACGCCGGAGACTCCGGGGGCGATCAGCGAGCAGCTGCACGATTACTTCACCCGTGTCCTGACCGGCGGCCGATCCTGGCGCTGTTCGGGACGGTTGCTGTACGAGAACCGCGACCATATCCGCTTCGAGTCGGTCGATATCCCGCTGATCCGCTACGGAGCGGTGCCCGACACGATCGTCGGCGTCATCGACCTCGTGGGATGA
- a CDS encoding META domain-containing protein, translating to MTPGIPRPIGVTMPHPGPFTIGVEIWRTVSGVSMMSRVLLPPMLAAAVLCGTCPAAAADADAAYAARGNEPGWSLEIAPDRITLVMDYGAARITVPRPAEETVPGGRRYEAITEAHRLHVAIETRTCADTMTGIPYPDHVTVTVDGRELAGCGGDPEELLRGRPWTVREVGGSAVAGSMPPTLAFADGGRLSGTTGCNAYGAAYAVRGEGVSIGPVASTRRACPPDLLRLEAAFLSILEAPARYELPDDGTLVIHGADGRTIVAARE from the coding sequence ATGACGCCGGGCATCCCGCGCCCGATCGGGGTGACCATGCCGCACCCTGGACCTTTCACGATCGGCGTGGAAATCTGGCGGACCGTCTCCGGGGTTTCCATGATGTCGAGAGTCCTCCTCCCGCCGATGCTCGCCGCGGCCGTGTTGTGCGGAACCTGCCCGGCGGCAGCGGCGGATGCCGACGCCGCCTATGCGGCGCGCGGCAACGAGCCGGGCTGGTCGCTGGAGATCGCCCCGGACCGGATCACCCTGGTGATGGACTACGGAGCGGCGCGGATCACCGTCCCGCGCCCGGCGGAGGAGACGGTGCCCGGCGGCCGCCGCTACGAAGCGATTACGGAGGCGCATCGGCTGCACGTCGCGATCGAGACGCGGACCTGCGCGGACACCATGACCGGCATACCTTACCCGGACCATGTCACCGTCACGGTGGACGGGCGGGAATTGGCGGGCTGCGGCGGAGATCCGGAGGAGCTGCTGCGAGGCCGCCCCTGGACCGTCCGCGAGGTCGGCGGTTCCGCGGTCGCCGGAAGCATGCCGCCCACGCTGGCCTTCGCGGACGGCGGCCGGCTTTCCGGCACGACGGGCTGCAACGCCTATGGCGCGGCCTATGCCGTCAGGGGCGAGGGAGTGTCGATCGGACCTGTCGCCTCGACCCGGCGGGCCTGCCCACCGGATCTCCTTCGTCTGGAGGCGGCATTCCTGAGTATCCTCGAGGCGCCGGCCCGGTACGAGCTTCCAGACGACGGGACGCTCGTCATCCACGGCGCCGACGGCCGGACGATCGTGGCGGCGCGGGAATAG
- a CDS encoding LysR family transcriptional regulator, protein MHQIRYFLAVARTRNFTRAAEECHVSQPSLTRAIQKLEGELGGPLFRREHSLSHLTDLGRIMLPHLEQTYGAAQAAKSMAEGLRKGSLAPLGLGVTASFAPDHLVDLLETLNRSLNGLELTLESGTHADLVRDMMQGGFDVAILEEAADLPDRLRSWQLFREHYRVLCRTDHRFAQLNAIEPALLDGEVWIDRPNCLSSPRFRQLCALAGVMPAFRHRATGEEHLQRMVLAGFGCALAPETVPIAEGLAMRPVHDLDLSRTVLVATVIGRRLSPASDAFLKAARARAWPPGDPEAQPPMPRRT, encoded by the coding sequence ATGCATCAGATACGCTACTTCCTGGCGGTCGCCCGCACGCGCAACTTCACCCGCGCCGCGGAGGAGTGCCATGTCAGCCAGCCGTCGCTGACCCGCGCGATCCAGAAGCTGGAAGGGGAACTGGGCGGCCCGCTGTTCCGGCGGGAACACAGCCTGTCGCACTTGACCGACCTGGGCCGCATCATGCTCCCCCACCTGGAGCAGACCTACGGCGCGGCGCAGGCCGCGAAATCCATGGCGGAAGGGTTGCGCAAGGGCAGCCTGGCACCGCTTGGCCTGGGCGTCACCGCGTCCTTCGCCCCCGATCACCTGGTGGATCTGCTGGAGACGCTGAACCGCTCGCTGAACGGGCTGGAGCTGACGCTGGAGTCCGGGACCCACGCCGATCTCGTGCGGGACATGATGCAGGGCGGGTTCGACGTCGCGATCCTGGAGGAGGCGGCCGACCTTCCCGACCGGCTGCGAAGCTGGCAGCTCTTCCGGGAGCATTACCGGGTGCTGTGCCGGACCGACCACCGCTTCGCCCAGCTGAACGCGATCGAGCCGGCACTGCTCGACGGCGAGGTCTGGATCGACCGGCCGAACTGCCTGTCCAGCCCCCGCTTTCGGCAGCTCTGCGCCTTGGCCGGGGTCATGCCCGCGTTCCGCCACCGCGCCACCGGCGAGGAGCATCTCCAGCGGATGGTGCTGGCCGGCTTCGGCTGCGCCCTGGCGCCGGAAACCGTGCCGATCGCGGAAGGGCTGGCGATGCGCCCGGTCCACGACCTGGACCTGTCTCGTACCGTGCTGGTCGCCACCGTGATCGGCCGCCGCCTGTCGCCGGCCTCGGACGCCTTCCTGAAGGCGGCGCGGGCCCGCGCCTGGCCGCCAGGGGACCCGGAGGCTCAGCCGCCGATGCCCCGCAGGACCTGA
- a CDS encoding peroxiredoxin-like family protein: MTLLADRLGEIRRSLDPAWDVLYDGFVADLRAAGAASCSPAVGDRLEPFALPDSRGRYVSSLDLLAEGPAVLSFYRGGWCPYCRTEMAAWSEAASEVRRLGATFVAVTGEIGGEAEALRRALDLDGSFLVDVDHGLALRMGLAVRINDRIREAYLGIGRDLALHYGSDAWFIPVPATYVVDRHGIIRFAEADVDFRRRAEPEAVLQVLRGIGG; encoded by the coding sequence ATGACACTACTCGCCGACAGGCTGGGTGAGATACGCCGGTCGCTCGATCCGGCCTGGGACGTCCTCTACGACGGGTTCGTCGCGGATCTGCGCGCGGCCGGCGCCGCGTCGTGCAGCCCGGCGGTCGGCGACAGGCTGGAGCCTTTCGCCCTGCCCGACAGCCGGGGCCGCTACGTGTCGTCCCTCGACCTCCTGGCGGAGGGGCCGGCGGTGCTGAGCTTCTACCGGGGCGGCTGGTGTCCCTATTGCCGAACCGAGATGGCGGCATGGTCGGAGGCTGCTTCCGAAGTCCGCCGGCTCGGCGCCACCTTCGTGGCGGTGACCGGCGAGATCGGCGGCGAGGCGGAGGCGCTCCGCCGGGCGCTCGACCTGGACGGTTCGTTCCTGGTCGATGTCGACCATGGCCTTGCGCTCCGGATGGGGCTCGCCGTCCGGATCAACGACCGGATCCGCGAGGCGTACCTGGGGATCGGCCGCGACTTGGCCCTGCATTACGGCAGCGACGCGTGGTTCATCCCGGTGCCGGCCACATATGTCGTGGACCGGCACGGCATCATCCGCTTCGCCGAGGCCGACGTGGATTTCCGCCGCCGCGCGGAACCGGAGGCGGTGCTTCAGGTCCTGCGGGGCATCGGCGGCTGA